The genomic segment TCCTATCGTGGTGCAAATGAGAAGGTATATGAACTGCACATTCCCATGTTGAATTTGAGAAGGTGTCTTTCAACCTTTCTTTGTGTGGTTCCTGCTCCTTTATTGCATTTGTAGCCCTGTAATAAATGCAAAGATTTCTAAAGAAACTGTTATTGAGTTTAAATTGTTTATGACACTGTGCGACTAttagatgatgactattgggaGTTGGTGTTCTTTGTTCTTGTTTAGTTTAATTTGATTGTACATTGATCACTTAGAATTATATGCACTTCCAATGGATACCACATAAGATTCATAATTCTGTAAGAACAAAACTCATTTTTGTTAAATTATGCGTCATAATGGATAGAGCTTCGGATATGCTCCTAAGAGCTTAATGTATCCTACCTCAGGTTTGCTGTAAGGAAAGTGGTCCTTCATTAGTGAACAACAGAGCAGCATATGAAGTCAACTGCAGTAATCCTGAAAAAGGTGAgggttcataatttttttaattgtgtaCTATGGAAAGTCATTATTCTTAGAGGAATATTTTGAAACATCAACTGATTActccatatatttttatttcgtAAATGTTCGGAAGATAGTGAGGAGCAACATGGCTTTAAAATTGTCTAGATATGTTGCTGGATTCTCAGTGATAAAGCTTGTGGTTATTCTTGAATTGAGTTACACGTCAGAAGATAAGCATCATCATTGTGTAGAGATATGTGGTAGATTTCCCAATATTTTTGAAGGATATTATACAGCGgaatatgtttattgatatttacttttttcttcttattgcTATGTGTTTATCCAAGATGATTTGTCTGATGCAGTAGTTACCAGGAAGGAGGTAATTGATGATGTCTGTTGGATGACTACTGCTGATATTGTATTATTCTCACTTGGAGGCAACTTGAAGATTATTTAAAGGTAAAATCTATTTTCCATGATTAGGAGAGACAataatagatattttaatttgagaTACTAAACAAATTGTTCCCACCCCActgatatatataaaatagtataatgATGTAGTTACATTGTTCGGAAAATTAATATGTCCATTTTTGAAATTAGAACATATAACTTTATGCGCATTGCTTGTCTTCCAGGTAGAATGTTCTAAATGCATATTGAGGACAGAAAGAATAATATATTAAAGTTGGAAAAGGGTGAATACATTGCTCGTTAGAAAATTGAGTATGTTTATGCATAATGCTAATTTATTGCacaatgctatgtatatgttgaGCAGATAATACACTTCTTTTTATGGAATCATTAAACAATGTTCATCACTTATTGTTGCTCTATCACAGGTGATATCCTTAAGTCCTGTTTAGTAGAAGTAGTTTGTGTAGAGCCAGATATCTTGAAGGAACAACATCGGCTTAGGAAATCAAAGTAGGTCTTAATTTTCAACATTGCAGTAAAATCTTGTGAATGCTTCACTTAAATCAAACCCGTTTGAAGGTCGTCATTAGAATTATGTGTTGCATTACAATTACCTTCATATTTTATGTGTGATATCTgttgaataattattaaaatactgGGATAAAATATACATAGAGGAAAATCAAAAAGGGTaaacattaataaataatttacataatATCTAACTTTCTCCTATATACTTACTGAAACAACAAAGAATTTTTATCATCTATTTGACAGCAAAAATAAAAGCTAAGTCTAACCCTCAAcaaattgatgatattgttgaccATGTTATGCCCTTCGAATCAGATCACCTTCAATCTACACTCAAATTATGATAAACTTCTTTGAACACTACATTAGTTGCTTCCTTTGAAACTTCTCCTTCATCATCATATGTCAAAATATTTAATCCTTGTCTTCATGTCACCCATGATAGTGAAACATATAGCTGGCCATGTGTGAACATTGCTTTCTTCAAATATAGCCCAACATGAGATAAAGATTGTCCTTGGCTCTTATTGATAGTCATGGCAAATGATACAACTATAGGAAACTTTCTTCTTTGAAACTTAAAGGGTATTCTTAAATCAGATGGAGTCAGTGACATTCTTGGTATGAAAACCTTTTGTCCAATCATTTGTCCTGATAAGACTTTCGCCTCGATAACCCAATTTCCAATTCTTGTGATAATTAATCTTGTTCCATTATAAATCCCGGAAGATTGATCTATATTTCTTAATAACATTACGGGTACACCAACTTTTAAAGTGATGGCACGATTTGGTATTCTGGAGCATTTTATAGTATTCAAAAATTCAGGAGTATGTACCTGGTCCAAACCTGTAAATGTCTCTTTTGAAAGACACATTGTATCTGAACTGAAGAAGGTTGTTCCTTCACATTGATTGAGCGATACCATATGTTCATTGATTGATTCTACCATGTCAAGTGTGGGAGCAAGAATTGCTCTTTTTTGTAAGTATGATACATCACTGCAATGTGAATAATAATCTGGATATGTACTGTTGACAATGGCAGAAATAGGATCTTCACAATCACTGATAAGAACATCATCAGGTATAGGATCTTTAACAACTCCATCAACTGAATTACCAATCATACTATCTCCAACAGCTAAAATCTAATCTGCAAATTCTATTCGATCATTCAAATCTAATTCATGATTACCTTTACCTTCTAACCTTATATTCTTTGTTTGCTTTAGTAAATGACAGTCATCCCACAAATATGAAGACTTAAGGGTAGCATTTACAATATCCTGTCTGTTACCTTTTGTAATGACTGGTAGAATTTTTCTAAAGTACCCACCAAGTACAacttttttacctccaaatggCCAATCTAAATTAGATATATCTTCAAATCCAAGAATATCTCTTAAAGTTTTGTCAAGATCTTCAAAACAATATCTATGCATCATTGGTGCCTCATCCCAAATAATTAATTTTCTCTTCATTATCAAACTTGCAAGAGGGCTTCCCTGTTTTATATTACATGTTGAATCTTCAGTTGCATTGAGTGGTCTAGCAAATCTTGAATGCATTGTTCGACCTTCGGGTAATAAAAGTGATGCAATTCTGCTAGATGCAACTATTAAAACAATATCTCCTCTGTCCAGTTCCTCCATGGccatataaaaagaaagaacctcCTTTGTTACGCTTCACTGTTGTTATGATTCTGTCATAAATTGACCTTTGCTCCTCTATTAGTTTATTCATAAGTTCCTCATGTTCTTTGGATAGAGAGCATTTATTGTAACGTAATTCCTCAAGGATTAGTCTATTGGTAACATCAAGTTGTTCTGCATTATAAATTGCTGGAAAATTCTGAAAACTTTGTCCACTATCTTTTAATAAATTATCCAACTTTTGCATACAACGATTTTTCATTTCATCATTTGTTAGCTCAATCCCTATAAAGAAAGGTATcactaataattttataaaaaatatccaGAAATCTATCAATACTTAAGGTACTCCTATGATAAACACTTTTAAAACATTTTGTGAATTAACTGATGATTTTTCAGTAggtttactaaaataattattccTTTTGATggaatgatttttaaaatttatacttatAAAATGATTTCACTGGAACTTGAGTTTTAGTCAGCTATAGtttacaaaattcaaatttaaagaatATCTTAGGCctttaaatttttagatataaTTTAAAGATTATACATGTAGAAAAAGTATAATTACATTATTAACACTTGTATATTATAAAAATTGTACTTAATTCTAAATTTTTGTACCTAGATGGTCCATCACTCGTCGTACTT from the Capsicum annuum cultivar UCD-10X-F1 chromosome 9, UCD10Xv1.1, whole genome shotgun sequence genome contains:
- the LOC124887392 gene encoding uncharacterized protein LOC124887392, translated to MEELDRGDIVLIVASSRIASLLLPEGRTMHSRFARPLNATEDSTCNIKQGSPLASLIMKRKLIIWDEAPMMHRYCFEDLDKTLRDILGFEDISNLDWPFGGKKVVLGGYFRKILPVITKGNRQDIVNATLKSSYLWDDCHLLKQTKNIRLEGKVDGVVKDPIPDDVLISDCEDPISAIVNSTYPDYYSHCSDVSYLQKRAILAPTLDMVESINEHMVSLNQCEGTTFFSSDTMCLSKETFTGLDQINLPGFIMEQD